One window of Bacteroides sp. AN502(2024) genomic DNA carries:
- a CDS encoding RagB/SusD family nutrient uptake outer membrane protein, translating to MKQNRYGAWAIGAWMLLLTAVSCTDSYESTPVNMFTEDYLFSRTDSNGVVVRKFLNRIYWHMRNGHNGVGGDYLDAASDDALSINSGDPDVYKLAVGRYSASSTIPSDMIWTEPYQVIRRINILLNGIDVVPFNTTYMDALGNTRPLNVSMKAEARFLRAYFYFELMKRYGGIPIIGDKVYELNENIELPRSTFEQTVKYIVSELDAIKDDLRSLPLPDAAANAHVVTTQAAQALKIRVLLYAASPLFNGKPVESGNELVGYTTYDRERWKTAADAARSFINAYGKEGGPLGLDPNFKDVFTTWYDNTTHKEMIFFRENESNTSIENANGPLGLSGSKQGNGRTNPTQNLVDAFLMKDGYFIGEEDEDAVYKYDPQHPYDNRDPRLEYTIIYNGTNWLNNTMQTWQGGANNPLGSSYSLTSYYMRKFMGNFESGNEYQATLHNWVMFRYAEILLNFAEAENEYLPSPSQDVYDAIIALRKRAGIEAGKYDLYGLPKREDMTQAKMRRVIQNERRIELAFEEHRYWDIRRWRLAEEIYAQPIEGMFIATSLTETSYNRQNVLTVAWDNKRYLYPIPYSEVIKNKNMVQNPNW from the coding sequence ATGAAGCAAAATAGATATGGTGCATGGGCTATTGGGGCATGGATGCTGCTTCTGACAGCTGTATCATGTACAGATAGTTATGAAAGTACACCGGTGAACATGTTTACGGAAGACTATCTTTTTTCGAGAACTGATTCGAACGGTGTTGTTGTCCGTAAGTTTCTCAATCGCATCTATTGGCATATGCGTAACGGACACAATGGTGTTGGCGGGGATTATTTAGATGCGGCTTCTGATGATGCGCTTTCGATTAATTCTGGAGATCCGGATGTTTATAAATTGGCTGTAGGTCGCTATAGTGCATCTTCTACTATACCTTCGGACATGATTTGGACAGAACCTTACCAAGTAATTCGCCGAATAAATATTTTGTTAAATGGCATTGACGTGGTGCCTTTCAATACTACTTATATGGACGCTCTTGGGAATACACGTCCGCTTAATGTTTCAATGAAAGCTGAGGCTCGCTTTCTGCGTGCATACTTCTATTTCGAACTCATGAAGCGATATGGAGGGATCCCCATAATTGGCGATAAAGTGTATGAGTTGAATGAAAACATTGAATTGCCGCGTAGCACTTTTGAACAGACTGTGAAATATATTGTAAGTGAACTGGATGCCATTAAAGACGACCTTCGTTCACTACCACTGCCTGATGCTGCAGCTAATGCTCATGTGGTTACAACACAGGCGGCACAAGCTCTTAAGATTCGCGTGTTGCTTTATGCAGCTAGTCCGCTATTTAATGGGAAGCCTGTTGAATCTGGAAATGAGCTGGTGGGATATACTACTTACGATCGAGAACGTTGGAAAACAGCTGCCGACGCAGCTCGTTCATTCATAAATGCTTATGGAAAGGAAGGAGGACCTCTCGGACTTGACCCAAACTTTAAAGATGTGTTTACTACTTGGTACGATAATACCACTCATAAAGAAATGATATTCTTCCGTGAAAATGAAAGTAATACGTCAATAGAAAATGCTAATGGGCCGTTGGGACTTAGTGGATCGAAGCAAGGAAATGGCAGGACAAATCCCACGCAGAACTTGGTTGATGCTTTTTTGATGAAAGATGGATACTTCATCGGAGAAGAAGATGAAGATGCTGTTTATAAATATGATCCTCAGCATCCGTATGACAATCGGGACCCACGTTTGGAATATACTATTATATATAACGGAACCAATTGGCTCAACAATACGATGCAAACTTGGCAAGGAGGTGCTAATAATCCTTTAGGATCATCGTATTCGCTTACTAGTTATTATATGCGTAAGTTTATGGGTAATTTTGAGTCGGGTAATGAATACCAAGCTACCTTGCACAATTGGGTAATGTTCCGCTATGCTGAAATACTTCTCAATTTTGCTGAAGCCGAAAATGAATATTTACCTTCTCCTTCGCAGGATGTATATGATGCTATTATTGCATTACGTAAACGTGCCGGTATCGAAGCGGGTAAATATGATTTGTATGGACTTCCGAAGCGGGAGGATATGACTCAAGCTAAAATGCGTAGAGTGATCCAAAACGAACGTCGTATTGAATTGGCGTTTGAGGAACATCGTTATTGGGATATCCGTCGTTGGCGACTTGCAGAGGAGATATATGCACAACCTATTGAGGGAATGTTTATTGCGACTTCTCTGACCGAAACTTCTTATAATCGACAAAATGTACTGACGGTGGCGTGGGATAATAAACGTTATCTCTATCCGATTCCTTATTCGGAAGTGATAAAAAATAAAAATATGGTTCAAAACCCTAATTGGTAA
- a CDS encoding RagB/SusD family nutrient uptake outer membrane protein: protein MKLYVKSLLLLLLLGTAVSCNDSFLDQTQISNLNRETVFADSTYTANFLTGIYVDIGFDINFNRWSYLLANGGGLQSACDEAEFYPSSTIWTNMMFATGTVNPVTVSGDAWEKCYTNIRRCNVFLANADRSPMIASRKAQYKAEALFLRAWYYFILMKHYGGVPIIGDNVYDATSEMKTTRNTWAECVEYVTHQCDSIVSLNVLPVRRTGNENGRATSAAALGLKARVCLYAASPLFNGSDFAPAETKELVSYPSYDKERWKTAMEAARAVINLGAYKLFIRSTDLNGASEPGFGFYVLFQAGDTKNAQLVDDDGQQHDGAFAGNILDRKYPRESGHEAAYYPPSGSYSGTRHGGYIYKDLADAFPMIDGRPINESNYTFDPLHPADNRDPRFKNTVIYDGALVPADDYYGATNTVNTWIGVGQTSDAVYQGTATGFYVRKGCDRLCKGNTWNPSRHNDPLIRYADILLMYAEAANEYYGPDYEETIGGQQLGCYPILKLIRKRAGIEPGDGWYGLERNMDQKKMREAIQKERRIEFAFEGQRFFDVRRWMIAPTTESKTMHGIEISRAADGTKTWREFDVRTHVWRPAMYFFPIPYNEIVKSEGLIQNPYYN from the coding sequence ATGAAGTTGTATGTAAAATCACTGTTGCTGCTCCTTCTTCTAGGAACCGCTGTATCTTGTAACGACAGTTTCCTTGATCAGACCCAGATCTCGAACTTGAATCGTGAGACAGTTTTTGCAGATAGCACGTATACTGCTAATTTCCTGACCGGGATTTATGTTGACATTGGGTTCGATATTAACTTCAACCGTTGGTCGTACTTGTTGGCTAATGGCGGTGGTCTGCAAAGTGCTTGCGATGAAGCTGAATTTTATCCTTCGTCTACTATTTGGACAAATATGATGTTTGCCACTGGTACGGTAAATCCTGTAACAGTCAGTGGTGATGCATGGGAGAAATGCTACACAAACATTCGTCGTTGCAATGTGTTTCTTGCCAATGCCGATCGATCTCCTATGATAGCTAGCAGGAAAGCTCAATACAAAGCTGAAGCACTTTTTCTCCGTGCGTGGTACTACTTTATTTTGATGAAACATTATGGTGGTGTACCTATTATAGGCGACAATGTATACGACGCTACTTCAGAGATGAAAACCACTCGTAATACGTGGGCCGAATGTGTGGAATATGTTACTCATCAGTGTGATTCTATTGTTTCGTTGAATGTACTTCCTGTTCGGCGGACTGGTAATGAGAATGGTCGTGCTACGTCAGCTGCTGCATTGGGGCTTAAAGCACGTGTTTGTCTTTATGCGGCCAGTCCGTTATTTAATGGTAGTGACTTTGCGCCGGCTGAAACTAAAGAATTGGTCAGTTATCCTTCTTATGATAAAGAACGTTGGAAAACGGCAATGGAAGCAGCGCGTGCGGTTATTAATTTAGGGGCATATAAACTCTTTATTCGAAGTACAGACTTAAATGGAGCCAGTGAACCCGGTTTCGGGTTTTATGTTTTGTTCCAAGCTGGTGATACCAAAAATGCGCAGTTGGTTGATGATGACGGTCAACAGCATGACGGTGCTTTTGCAGGCAATATTCTTGATCGGAAATATCCTCGTGAAAGCGGACATGAAGCTGCTTATTATCCACCCAGTGGTAGTTATTCAGGCACACGTCATGGGGGGTATATCTATAAAGATCTGGCTGATGCCTTTCCGATGATTGATGGCAGACCTATTAATGAAAGTAACTATACATTCGATCCGTTACATCCGGCAGACAATCGTGATCCACGCTTTAAGAATACTGTAATTTATGATGGTGCGTTGGTTCCTGCAGATGATTACTATGGTGCAACCAATACGGTTAATACATGGATTGGCGTAGGACAAACAAGTGATGCTGTATATCAAGGCACTGCTACTGGTTTCTATGTACGTAAAGGATGCGACCGTTTGTGTAAAGGCAATACGTGGAACCCCAGTCGCCATAACGATCCATTGATACGTTACGCTGATATTTTGCTAATGTATGCCGAAGCTGCTAACGAATATTACGGTCCCGATTATGAGGAAACTATAGGCGGACAACAACTTGGTTGCTATCCTATATTAAAATTGATTCGGAAACGGGCAGGTATTGAGCCTGGCGATGGATGGTACGGACTTGAACGTAACATGGACCAGAAGAAAATGCGTGAAGCTATTCAGAAAGAACGTCGTATTGAATTTGCTTTCGAGGGACAACGTTTCTTCGATGTACGTCGCTGGATGATTGCTCCGACAACAGAAAGCAAAACCATGCACGGTATCGAAATTTCACGGGCTGCCGATGGAACAAAAACTTGGAGAGAGTTTGATGTTCGTACTCATGTATGGCGTCCGGCTATGTATTTCTTCCCTATTCCCTATAATGAGATAGTGAAGTCTGAAGGGCTGATACAAAATCCTTATTATAATTAA
- a CDS encoding DUF5004 domain-containing protein, with translation MKQRIYLTAVVLLTMLWMVSCDTFSASSDPDKNMEQEKDVSGTWQLITVSRNGNDITDAMDFSQFKLHLKKDGNYTIENYLPFVVRHDGKWKVDDVYFPFRIYFTEEGSTDQASTEILFPITNGERNIIITHSPGCVMNSYTYVFKKISEN, from the coding sequence ATGAAACAACGAATATACTTAACTGCAGTGGTCTTATTAACCATGTTATGGATGGTTTCGTGTGATACGTTCTCTGCATCTTCAGATCCGGATAAGAATATGGAACAAGAAAAAGATGTATCAGGCACGTGGCAACTTATTACTGTGAGCCGTAATGGAAATGATATAACTGATGCCATGGACTTCAGTCAATTCAAACTTCATCTGAAAAAAGACGGTAATTATACCATTGAGAATTATTTACCGTTTGTGGTACGCCATGACGGAAAGTGGAAAGTAGACGATGTTTATTTCCCATTCCGTATCTACTTTACAGAGGAAGGATCTACAGATCAGGCTAGTACAGAGATACTGTTCCCTATCACTAATGGCGAACGTAATATTATCATTACTCATAGTCCGGGTTGTGTAATGAATAGTTACACGTATGTATTCAAAAAAATATCCGAAAATTAA
- a CDS encoding DUF4961 domain-containing protein, which translates to MKKKITGLLRRKRHIVALSTLLVAFIVTGCLFIDSVDITQEVDGQLVDYAKAGTVATFKINGHIDVAGDPRNDKRFVVGFCAPKSWNLAQNAKVTYIEDTFEPNAGEQEMTFIPLTEQPSNKPGQSWSAALMQEYGNGTNILEDMEWAAYWTKPYNGIAGHIEFTIYIRVPVGTKNLRFKPGFFINSTDDNFSSSSDAKKYQEGGCFEVLEGEGLVTDFCSEHFNKTTPLTALQNDFITFSFVGGMGDNTLKDVAGGIYFEATAIGSNGHRYTVNEKSDKTLMKPENQYIETYNITLWPEGFFNIPEGTEITAIEYAFTNADGSISITQSDDDFVMLGTPLPAQKVPFTYTFYCE; encoded by the coding sequence ATGAAAAAGAAAATAACCGGTTTACTTCGACGTAAACGACATATCGTAGCATTATCTACTCTGTTAGTGGCCTTTATTGTAACAGGGTGTCTTTTTATAGACTCTGTTGATATCACTCAAGAAGTGGATGGACAATTAGTAGACTATGCCAAAGCAGGTACTGTAGCGACTTTTAAAATTAATGGACATATTGATGTAGCGGGGGATCCTCGTAATGATAAAAGATTTGTTGTCGGATTTTGTGCCCCCAAGAGTTGGAACTTGGCACAAAATGCCAAAGTTACCTATATAGAAGACACTTTTGAGCCAAATGCCGGTGAGCAAGAAATGACATTTATCCCCTTAACCGAACAACCGTCCAATAAGCCCGGACAATCGTGGTCGGCTGCTCTCATGCAAGAGTATGGTAATGGGACGAATATTCTTGAAGATATGGAATGGGCTGCCTATTGGACAAAGCCATATAATGGCATTGCGGGGCATATTGAATTTACAATCTATATCCGTGTGCCGGTAGGGACAAAAAATCTACGTTTCAAACCGGGATTCTTTATTAACAGTACTGATGATAATTTCAGCAGTAGTAGTGACGCAAAGAAATACCAAGAAGGTGGATGTTTTGAAGTGTTAGAAGGCGAAGGACTTGTGACCGACTTCTGTAGCGAGCATTTCAATAAAACAACTCCTTTGACAGCATTACAAAACGATTTTATCACCTTTAGTTTTGTTGGAGGTATGGGCGATAATACACTCAAAGATGTCGCTGGTGGCATCTATTTTGAAGCGACTGCGATAGGTAGTAACGGACATCGCTATACCGTGAATGAGAAAAGTGATAAGACGTTGATGAAACCCGAAAATCAATATATTGAAACCTACAACATTACGTTATGGCCGGAGGGTTTCTTTAATATTCCGGAGGGGACAGAAATAACTGCTATTGAATATGCTTTTACTAATGCTGATGGATCTATCTCTATAACACAGTCCGACGATGACTTTGTGATGTTAGGTACTCCTCTTCCGGCACAGAAAGTACCGTTTACGTATACGTTCTATTGCGAGTGA
- a CDS encoding SusC/RagA family TonB-linked outer membrane protein, with protein MYKMITTSLLCMATVVLKAQDTLVDSVSAKSFNLGSTSTVYTNDLTKYQSATILTGLQGRLKGLNVSPFRGMMLLRTDVNTSDDIVGAIPNVGGGIYGDNSEFLISARGQSPVAIVDGVERDIYSLDPEAIESVTIQKDALSNMFLGMRSSRGTLIITTKNPDPQGGFHLSLTGKFGISSALKSGPDPLSSYQYAYLLNEALLNDGKNVLYNYEDFKSYRDGTSPFLHPDVNWKDAIMKNSTTSQAYNLNVMGGGRVAQYFVSLGYYTENGLFKTSDENSYNTNFKYNRYLISSKVNINVTDEFKVNMSLLGRVEEGTQPGGISGTGYSDLLNNIWQTPNNAYPIFNPDGSYGGNASYTQNLYAQTVGSGYISSNTRDVVGTIHLNYDFNKLVKGLSVGAIGNISAQVRNAIERTKQAQVFQYDISESGSEVYSMYGTVEPQSNKYRSVSTYQYMYGKLYIDWVRKFGKHGVKASLFGDTRSILNNFDLPMIPSNIGQKIEYNWGNKYFAQAAITESYYNRYAEGKRWGTFWAIGLGWDISKEKFMEQAEWIDQLKLRATYGHTGNGIDNAGYYGYMKLYVEDGGFWYFNGTSGSNGGSVSEVMPLANSLLTWEKGKKFNVGVDVALLRNRLTFSADYYNDNYYDMLQSRGKSIALIGSTYPSENIGKARYSGLELDLSWRHHIGKVNYYASANWSVEQTKRIFMDEQYVPYDYMRMTGQPIGTIYGLVADGFLSAEDIANGYPVMNGFDNIQAGDVKYIDMNHDGEINEFDRTVIGGDKPACYFGVNLGVEWKGLEVSAFIQGAYNLDLYNSDRTLLEGFQVRGQSFGQAYTNLLGRWTPETAETATYPRLTAGGNLYNYGNNWNSSLFIQNGNYIRLKNAVVSYKLPEKFCRNCLGGLRVKIFVEGQNLLTWAGTKLQDPEVTFTSYPLQRTITTGINLNF; from the coding sequence ATGTATAAAATGATAACGACGAGCTTGCTATGTATGGCTACCGTCGTGCTAAAGGCTCAAGATACGCTGGTAGATAGTGTTAGTGCAAAAAGTTTTAATTTGGGCTCAACTTCCACTGTTTATACCAATGATCTGACAAAGTATCAGTCGGCCACTATCCTTACCGGATTACAAGGTCGTTTAAAGGGACTTAATGTGTCACCCTTTCGTGGTATGATGTTGTTACGCACCGATGTCAATACTTCAGATGATATAGTAGGCGCTATTCCTAACGTAGGTGGAGGTATTTACGGAGATAATTCGGAGTTTTTGATTTCTGCGCGTGGACAATCACCGGTGGCTATCGTGGACGGTGTAGAACGTGATATTTATTCTTTAGATCCCGAAGCCATAGAGTCAGTTACTATACAGAAAGACGCACTTTCAAACATGTTTTTGGGAATGCGCAGTTCTCGTGGTACATTAATCATTACTACTAAGAATCCAGATCCGCAAGGTGGCTTCCATTTGTCCCTTACCGGTAAGTTTGGTATATCCAGTGCATTGAAATCGGGACCGGATCCTCTTTCGTCTTATCAATACGCTTACTTGCTGAATGAGGCTTTGCTTAATGATGGAAAGAATGTCCTGTATAACTATGAGGACTTCAAGTCCTATCGCGATGGAACATCTCCGTTCTTACACCCTGATGTAAACTGGAAAGATGCAATCATGAAAAATTCCACTACTTCGCAAGCCTATAATTTGAATGTAATGGGAGGTGGACGAGTCGCTCAATATTTTGTAAGTTTAGGATATTATACCGAGAATGGATTATTTAAGACGAGTGATGAGAATAGTTATAACACCAATTTCAAATATAATCGTTACCTGATTTCTTCGAAAGTGAACATTAATGTAACCGATGAATTTAAGGTAAATATGAGTCTGTTGGGGCGTGTGGAGGAAGGAACGCAGCCCGGAGGAATTTCCGGCACAGGCTATAGTGATCTTTTAAATAATATATGGCAGACGCCTAATAATGCCTATCCTATTTTTAATCCTGACGGCAGTTATGGTGGTAATGCATCATATACGCAAAATCTATATGCTCAAACTGTCGGTTCCGGTTATATTTCAAGTAATACCCGTGACGTAGTGGGAACGATTCATTTGAACTATGATTTCAATAAGTTGGTAAAAGGACTCTCTGTAGGAGCAATTGGGAATATTTCCGCTCAAGTACGTAATGCTATTGAACGTACCAAACAAGCACAGGTATTTCAATACGACATATCGGAGAGTGGTAGTGAAGTCTATTCAATGTATGGAACTGTTGAACCGCAAAGTAACAAATATCGTTCGGTTTCAACCTATCAATATATGTATGGAAAATTGTATATAGATTGGGTACGTAAGTTTGGTAAGCACGGTGTGAAGGCTTCACTCTTTGGGGATACACGTTCTATACTGAATAACTTTGATTTGCCGATGATACCATCAAATATAGGTCAAAAGATTGAATACAATTGGGGCAATAAGTATTTTGCTCAAGCAGCTATAACCGAAAGTTATTATAATCGATATGCTGAAGGAAAGCGTTGGGGAACGTTTTGGGCAATTGGTCTTGGTTGGGACATCAGTAAAGAAAAATTTATGGAACAAGCTGAATGGATTGATCAACTCAAGCTTCGTGCTACATACGGTCATACAGGAAATGGTATTGATAATGCCGGTTACTATGGTTACATGAAACTATACGTTGAAGATGGCGGCTTTTGGTATTTTAATGGTACTTCCGGATCCAATGGAGGTTCGGTTTCAGAAGTAATGCCTTTAGCGAACTCTCTGCTTACATGGGAGAAAGGGAAAAAATTTAATGTTGGAGTCGATGTAGCTTTGTTGAGGAATCGTTTGACATTCTCAGCTGATTATTACAACGACAATTATTATGATATGCTTCAATCACGTGGAAAGAGTATTGCACTGATAGGTAGTACATATCCATCGGAGAATATTGGTAAGGCACGCTATTCAGGATTAGAGTTAGACTTAAGTTGGAGACATCATATTGGTAAGGTTAATTATTACGCATCTGCTAACTGGAGTGTGGAACAAACTAAACGAATCTTCATGGATGAGCAATATGTACCTTATGATTATATGCGAATGACTGGTCAACCTATTGGTACTATTTATGGATTGGTCGCTGATGGATTCCTAAGTGCTGAAGACATAGCCAATGGTTATCCTGTGATGAATGGATTTGATAATATCCAAGCAGGTGACGTGAAATATATCGATATGAATCATGATGGAGAAATTAATGAATTCGACCGTACAGTGATTGGCGGTGATAAACCTGCATGTTACTTTGGGGTTAATTTGGGGGTGGAATGGAAAGGCTTGGAAGTGTCGGCTTTTATACAAGGAGCTTACAACCTCGATCTCTACAATAGTGATCGAACTTTACTTGAAGGATTTCAGGTACGCGGACAAAGCTTTGGACAAGCCTATACGAATTTATTGGGTCGTTGGACACCTGAAACAGCTGAAACTGCTACATATCCGCGACTGACAGCTGGAGGAAATTTGTATAACTATGGAAACAACTGGAATTCGTCGCTTTTCATTCAGAATGGAAATTATATCCGACTTAAAAATGCTGTAGTTTCGTATAAGCTACCAGAGAAATTTTGTCGTAATTGTTTGGGTGGACTTCGTGTGAAGATATTTGTAGAAGGACAAAACCTACTTACATGGGCCGGCACAAAGTTGCAGGATCCTGAAGTGACCTTCACTAGTTATCCATTGCAACGTACCATCACAACCGGAATCAATCTTAATTTCTAA
- a CDS encoding DUF6078 family protein yields the protein MFIIPKAICPFPKLSNRYGTTKNQMLGYFERGMYYRFYRKEKYLSSGQQEYIRRIFRQNGITEEHAFDSYTEEYK from the coding sequence ATTTTTATCATCCCAAAAGCTATTTGTCCTTTCCCAAAGCTATCGAATAGATACGGAACAACTAAAAATCAAATGCTTGGCTATTTCGAACGCGGGATGTATTACCGCTTTTACCGTAAAGAGAAATATTTGTCTTCTGGACAACAGGAATATATTCGTAGAATTTTCCGTCAGAACGGAATAACGGAAGAACATGCATTCGATTCCTATACAGAAGAATATAAATGA